A part of Aquila chrysaetos chrysaetos chromosome 14, bAquChr1.4, whole genome shotgun sequence genomic DNA contains:
- the DHRS12 gene encoding dehydrogenase/reductase SDR family member 12 isoform X2, giving the protein MVNNRELTEDGLEKNFATNTLGTYILTTALLPLLEKEADARVITVSSGGMLVQKLNISDLQSGNGTFDGTMVYAQNKRQQVVLTEQWAKAHRNIHFSVMHPGWADTPAVRSSMPDFYQKMKNTLRTEAQGADTVVWLAVSSEAIKLPSGLFFQDRQPVPTHLPLASTHSPLEDEEKLMEVLEEFSQKFKSTSPGT; this is encoded by the exons ATGGTGAATAACAGAGAATTAACTGAAGATGGACTTGAAAAAAACTTTGCAACAAACACTTTGG GTACATACATTCTGACAActgccctgctgcccctccTGGAAAAAGAAGCTGATGCCAGAGTG ATAACTGTCTCTTCTGGGGGCATGCTAGttcaaaaattaaacatatCTGACTTGCAGTCGGGAAATGGGACATTTGATGGAACTATGGTGTATGCACAGAACAAG AGACAGCAAGTTGTCTTGACAGAACAGTGGGCAAAAGCTCacagaaacattcatttctCTGTGATGCACCCTGGCTGGGCAGACACTCCAG CTGTGAGATCGTCAATGCCAGATTTCTATCAGAAGATGAAGAATACCCTGCGCACAGAGGCCCAGGGAGCTGATACCGTTGTATGGTTGGCAGTATCATCTGAAGCAATAAAGTTACCGAGTGGCTTGTTCTTCCAAG acaGGCAACCAGTCCCTACACACTTACCCCTGGCAAGCACCCACAGTCCActggaggatgaggagaagctAATGGAGGTGCTGGAAGAGTTCTCCCAGAAGTTTAAATCCACTTCTCCAGGAACTTAG